From a single Xiphophorus maculatus strain JP 163 A chromosome 5, X_maculatus-5.0-male, whole genome shotgun sequence genomic region:
- the LOC111608626 gene encoding uncharacterized protein LOC111608626 — protein MSVFHRHKPLMSGTSPTCRQTNELPKVCQSPPLSLSSPVIKKKAILLPSFDEKGFIFEKGNTKLSAVNNRSNDVISSKASCQLIRGKECLNSQRNYGERASTLPRTKSSIHNSLTISAEPNICISPAPQPNSSPTLRTLKPRPRDSPLSPSSVLGDFHPILQQPDQKPRVSPTLTVPTPRRTPSPSSATNSQQERQPSPVAQERHARSISISNMAVEPANKIKHDVLDQGALLEFTHPGHRRVCRETQQTDSCRLPALCHNYCKVQSKVGLKKTEITATEKPKTPNRNSNIATMLKPKPIAEQQKQCEPKEAMRRFDVSPRELDASSMKSRLRSRLTDYNLRSNYTHTSECTTFDESFEKTDCGKRTKLAKPSLSADSQISFNSDKSETRSRQFNLDTETRVKPEALSLNSKSSQNQRSAPDQALRQSTQTDVKTVVSRSERASEDFSCQSRDFSQIPLMSGSAQRLNQVKTHIDASQSLGIFQSASYEPLYSQDGTFSNPDLQPKHPWNQEMTKQHENHRDMNFSHTVLKQSGVCKTPDHNVGPEYPMAPSMAGCQFNRNRSGHSCKRVSEWPQQIVYQPSAEIQGCQQKHQPNYSGPDRAFITEDSEDPYYVTMYYPDSVYVGEYKHVQNTRMTLTQVSLMVFQLLFLFQIGVH, from the exons ATGAGTGTTTTTCATCGTCATAAACCTTTGATGTCGGGTACATCTCCAACCTGCAGACAAACAAATGAGCTTCCTAAAGTCTGCCAGTCAcctcctctttctctgtcttCTCCTGTGATAAAGAAGAAAGCTATCCTACTCCCATCGTTTGATGAAAAGGGGTTCATCTTTGAAAAGGGCAACACTAAACTCTCAGCAGTTAACAACAG ATCTAACGATGTAATTTCCTCCAAAGCCTCATGTCAGCTTATACGAGGTAAAGAATGTCTGAATTCACAGAGAAACTACGGGGAGAGAGCTTCAACGCTTCCAAGGACAAAGTCCTCAATACACAACTCTCTGACGATTTCTGCTGAGCCCAACATCTGCATTTCCCCTGCTCCACAGCCAAATTCCTCTCCCACACTCCGCACTTTGAAACCAAGACCAAGGGATTCTCCTCTTTCCCCTTCCTCGGTGTTGGGTGATTTTCACCCGATACTACAGCAGCCAGACCAAAAGCCAAGAGTGTCTCCGACTCTGACAGTCCCAACACCCAGACGGACCCCATCACCCTCATCGGCTACCAATAGCCAACAAGAGAGACAGCCTTCTCCTGTTGCTCAGGAGAGACATGCTCGATCTATTTCCATATCTAACATGGCAGTGGAGCCAGCCAACAAGATCAAGCATGATGTTCTTGACCAAGGAGCGTTGCTGGAGTTTACTCATCCTGGGCATAGAAGAGTCTGCAGAGAGACTCAACAGACTGACTCTTGCAGGCTTCCAGCATTATGTCACAATTACTGCAAAGTTCAAAGTAAAGTTGGattgaagaaaacagaaattacagcaacagaaaaaccaAAGACTCCGAACAGGAATTCAAATATTGCTACCATGTTGAAACCAAAACCAATAGCAGAACAGCAAAAGCAATGTGAACCAAAGGAAGCGATGAGGCGTTTTGATGTTTCTCCAAGAGAGCTTGATGCCTCTTCTATGAAGTCAAGACTTCGAAGTAGGTTAACAGACTACAACCTCAGGAGCAATTACACTCACACTTCTGAATGTACCACCTTTGATGAATCATTTGAGAAAACAGATTGCGGTAAAAGAACAAAGCTGGCCAAACCGTCCCTTTCTGCAGATTCTCAGATAAGTTTTAATTCAGACAAAAGTGAAACAAGAAGTAGACAATTTAATTTGGACACTGAAACAAGAGTAAAGCCAGAAGCTTTATCTCTAAACAGCAAGTCCTCTCAGAATCAAAGGTCTGCACCAGACCAGGCCCTGAGGCAGTCCACCCAGACAGATGTAAAGACCGTGGTAAGCCGATCTGAGCGTGCATCAGAGGATTTCAGCTGCCAGTCAAGAGACTTTAGTCAGATACCACTGATGTCTGGTAGTGCACAGAGATTAAATCAAGTTAAGACACATATAGATGCATCTCAGAGCCTGGGGATCTTCCAGTCAGCATCATATGAACCCCTTTATTCCCAGGATGGAACCTTTTCAAATCCTGACCTCCAGCCTAAACATCCCTGGAATCAGGAGATGACTAAGCAACATGAAAACCACAGAGACATGAACTTCAGTCACACAGTTCTGAAACAATCAGGTGTTTGCAAAACACCTGACCACAACGTAGGTCCAGAATACCCCATGGCCCCATCCATGGCAGGATGCCAATTCAACAGAAACAGATCTGGTCACAGCTGCAAGAGAGTCTCTGAGTGGCCACAGCAGATTGTTTACCAGCCTTCTGCAGAGATACAAGGTTGTCAACAAAAACACCAACCAAACTACTCTGGCCCAGACAGAGCATTTATCACAGAGGATTCGGAAGACCCGTATTATGTCACCATGTACTACCCAGACTCAGTGTATGTAGGTGAGTATAAACATGTCCAAAACACTAGAATGACTTTAACTCAAGTCAGCCTCATGGTGTTtcagttgctgtttttatttcagatagGAGTCCACTAA
- the LOC102219079 gene encoding polycomb protein suz12-B-like isoform X1, with the protein MPSARNSGHIMSGASCKANGAVYPASSAVMNSVKKPKMEQIQADHELFLQAFEKPTQIYRFLRTRNLIAPIFLHRTLTFMSHRNNRTNARRKTFKVDDLLKTIDKMKLEQDSPSLSSHLQLTFTGFFHKDEKPSQNSENEQHSVSLEVLLVKVCHKKRKDVSCPIKQVPTGKKQVPLNPDSKQTKLGSCPSLLVPSNEFEPSNSHTVKSYSLLFRVSRTGRSGLVNGEANENIDVTETPSRKKRGSAHREEGGTTETYIAQMTVFDKNRRLQLLDGEYEVSMQGMDESPVSKKRATWETILDGKRIPPFETFSQGPTLQFTLRWTGDAGAKSTAPVAKPLSTRNSETTSPMETRTSHHRAALMKKHSAEINSCSTQLKLKDSVSTDSQTRKEQIPSEPRQKLRIFYQFLYNNNTRQQTEARDDLHCPWCTLNCSKLYSLLKHLKLSHSRFIFNYVPHPKGARIDVSINECYDGSYVGNPQDIHSQPGFAFSRNGPVKRTPVTHILVSRPKRTKPSLSEFLESEDGELEQQRTYVSGHNRLYFHSDSCMPLRPQEMDVDSEDERDPEWLREKTATQLDEFTDVNEGEKEVMKLWNLHVMNHGFIADNQMKQAVMLFVENLGAHIIRRNLCRNFLLHLVSMHDFNLVSTATIDEVMASLRELKEELPDAKEEQQDEAMGPAGGYNGSAVTSSGGKQGKRTKSALTD; encoded by the exons ATGCCATCAGCCAGG AACTCAGGTCACATCATGAGCGGGGCGAGCTGCAAAGCTAACGGCGCCGTGTACCCCGCCTCATCCGCGGTGATGAACTCCGTGAAGAAGCCGAAGATGGAGCAGATCCAGGCCGACCATGAGCTCTTCTTGCAGGCCTTTGAAA AACCTACTCAGATATACAGATTCCTCCGTACAAGGAACCTCATTGCG CCCATATTTTTGCACAGGACCCTCACCTTCATGTCTCACAGAAATAATCGAACAAATGCCCGAAG GAAAACATTCAAAGTGGACGATTTGTTAAAGACAATAGATAAAATGAAACTAGAGCAGGATTCGCCAAG CTTGTCTTCACACCTACAATTAACATTCACCGGGTTCTTCCATAAGGATG AAAAGCCATCTCAGAATTCAGAGAACGAGCAACATTCAGTGTCATTAGAGGTGCTACTTGTCAAAGTCTGCCATAAAAAACGCAAG GATGTCAGTTGCCCGATAAAACAAGTGCCTACCGGTAAAAAGCAGGTGCCTTTGAATCCTGACTCCAAGCAGACCAAGCTGGGCTCCTGCCCCTCTTTACTCGTCCCCAGCAATGAGTTTGAGCCCAGCAACAGCCACACGGTGAAGTCCTATTCGCTCCTCTTCAGGGTGTCGCGCACTGGGAGAAGTGGTCTGGTCAATGGGGAGGCCAATGAGAATATTG ATGTGACAGAAACTCCCAGTAGAAAGAAGAGAGGTTCAGcccacagagaggagggagggacCACAGAGACCTATATTGCACAGATGACTGTCTTTGATAAGAATCG gaggctgcagctgctggacgGAGAGTACGAGGTGTCAATGCAAGGGATGGATGAGAGTCCAGTCAGCAAGAAACGGGCGACGTGGGAAACGATCCTTGATGGCAAG AGAATCCCACCGTTTGAGACGTTTTCTCAGGGACCCACGCTGCAGTTCACGCTGCGTTGGACAGGCGATGCCGGAGCAAAGTCCACCGCGCCTGTAGCCAAACCTCTTTCAACCCGCAACTCAGAAACCACCAGCCCAATGGAGACCCGGACCAGCCACCACCGCGCAGCCCTTATGA AGAAACATTCAGCAGAGATCAACTCATGTAGCACACAACTAAAGT TGAAAGACTCAGTCAGCACAGACAGTCAGACGAGGAAAGAGCAGATCCCATCTGAGCCTCGCCAGAAGCTCCGTATATTTTATCAg TTCCTGTACAACAATAACACGCGGCAGCAGACCGAGGCCAGAGACGATCTCCACTGTCCCTGGTGTACTCTGAACTGCAGCAAACTCTACAGCCTGCTCAAGCACCTCAAGCTCTCCCACTCGCGTTTCATTTTCAACTATGTG CCTCACCCCAAAGGAGCAAGGATAGATGTGTCCATCAATGAGTGCTATGATGGCTCCTACGTGGGCAACCCTCAGGACATTCACAGCCAGCCGGGCTTTGCTTTCAGCCGAAACGGCCCAGTTAAAAGGACCCCAGTTACTCACATACTGGTCTCAAG GCCCAAGCGGACCAAACCTAGTCTGTCGGAGTTCTTGGAGTCCGAGGACGGCGagctggagcagcagaggaCGTACGTCAGTGGCCACAACCGGCTCTACTTCCACAGTGACAGCTGCATGCCGCTGCGGCCCCAGGAGATGGACGTGGACAGCGAAGACGAGAGAGACCCAGAGTGGCTCCGAGAGAAGACGGCCACG CAACTGGATGAGTTCACAGACGTCAATGAGGGAGAGAAGGAGGTGATGAAGCTCTGGAACCTGCATGTCATGAATCACGG CTTTATAGCAGACAACCAGATGAAACAAGCCGTCATGCTTTTCGTGGAGAACCTTGGCGCTCACATCATCCGCCGCAACCTCTGCCGCAACTTCCTCTTGCACTTGGTCAGCATGCACGACTTCAACCTGGTGAGCACGGCCACCATCGACGAGGTGATGGCGAGCCTGCGAGAACTCAAAGAAGAGCTGCCGGACGCcaaggaggagcagcaggacgAGGCGATGGGGCCGGCGGGAGGCTACAACGGCAGCGCCGTTACGTCCAGCGGAGGGAAGCAGGGCAAGCGGACAAAAAGCGCTCTAACAGACTGA
- the LOC102219079 gene encoding polycomb protein suz12-B-like isoform X3 — MPSARNSGHIMSGASCKANGAVYPASSAVMNSVKKPKMEQIQADHELFLQAFEKPTQIYRFLRTRNLIAPIFLHRTLTFMSHRNNRTNARRKTFKVDDLLKTIDKMKLEQDSPSLSSHLQLTFTGFFHKDEKPSQNSENEQHSVSLEVLLVKVCHKKRKDVSCPIKQVPTGKKQVPLNPDSKQTKLGSCPSLLVPSNEFEPSNSHTVKSYSLLFRVSRTGRSGLVNGEANENIDVTETPSRKKRGSAHREEGGTTETYIAQMTVFDKNRRLQLLDGEYEVSMQGMDESPVSKKRATWETILDGKRIPPFETFSQGPTLQFTLRWTGDAGAKSTAPVAKPLSTRNSETTSPMETRTSHHRAALMMKDSVSTDSQTRKEQIPSEPRQKLRIFYQFLYNNNTRQQTEARDDLHCPWCTLNCSKLYSLLKHLKLSHSRFIFNYVPHPKGARIDVSINECYDGSYVGNPQDIHSQPGFAFSRNGPVKRTPVTHILVSRPKRTKPSLSEFLESEDGELEQQRTYVSGHNRLYFHSDSCMPLRPQEMDVDSEDERDPEWLREKTATQLDEFTDVNEGEKEVMKLWNLHVMNHGFIADNQMKQAVMLFVENLGAHIIRRNLCRNFLLHLVSMHDFNLVSTATIDEVMASLRELKEELPDAKEEQQDEAMGPAGGYNGSAVTSSGGKQGKRTKSALTD, encoded by the exons ATGCCATCAGCCAGG AACTCAGGTCACATCATGAGCGGGGCGAGCTGCAAAGCTAACGGCGCCGTGTACCCCGCCTCATCCGCGGTGATGAACTCCGTGAAGAAGCCGAAGATGGAGCAGATCCAGGCCGACCATGAGCTCTTCTTGCAGGCCTTTGAAA AACCTACTCAGATATACAGATTCCTCCGTACAAGGAACCTCATTGCG CCCATATTTTTGCACAGGACCCTCACCTTCATGTCTCACAGAAATAATCGAACAAATGCCCGAAG GAAAACATTCAAAGTGGACGATTTGTTAAAGACAATAGATAAAATGAAACTAGAGCAGGATTCGCCAAG CTTGTCTTCACACCTACAATTAACATTCACCGGGTTCTTCCATAAGGATG AAAAGCCATCTCAGAATTCAGAGAACGAGCAACATTCAGTGTCATTAGAGGTGCTACTTGTCAAAGTCTGCCATAAAAAACGCAAG GATGTCAGTTGCCCGATAAAACAAGTGCCTACCGGTAAAAAGCAGGTGCCTTTGAATCCTGACTCCAAGCAGACCAAGCTGGGCTCCTGCCCCTCTTTACTCGTCCCCAGCAATGAGTTTGAGCCCAGCAACAGCCACACGGTGAAGTCCTATTCGCTCCTCTTCAGGGTGTCGCGCACTGGGAGAAGTGGTCTGGTCAATGGGGAGGCCAATGAGAATATTG ATGTGACAGAAACTCCCAGTAGAAAGAAGAGAGGTTCAGcccacagagaggagggagggacCACAGAGACCTATATTGCACAGATGACTGTCTTTGATAAGAATCG gaggctgcagctgctggacgGAGAGTACGAGGTGTCAATGCAAGGGATGGATGAGAGTCCAGTCAGCAAGAAACGGGCGACGTGGGAAACGATCCTTGATGGCAAG AGAATCCCACCGTTTGAGACGTTTTCTCAGGGACCCACGCTGCAGTTCACGCTGCGTTGGACAGGCGATGCCGGAGCAAAGTCCACCGCGCCTGTAGCCAAACCTCTTTCAACCCGCAACTCAGAAACCACCAGCCCAATGGAGACCCGGACCAGCCACCACCGCGCAGCCCTTATGA TGAAAGACTCAGTCAGCACAGACAGTCAGACGAGGAAAGAGCAGATCCCATCTGAGCCTCGCCAGAAGCTCCGTATATTTTATCAg TTCCTGTACAACAATAACACGCGGCAGCAGACCGAGGCCAGAGACGATCTCCACTGTCCCTGGTGTACTCTGAACTGCAGCAAACTCTACAGCCTGCTCAAGCACCTCAAGCTCTCCCACTCGCGTTTCATTTTCAACTATGTG CCTCACCCCAAAGGAGCAAGGATAGATGTGTCCATCAATGAGTGCTATGATGGCTCCTACGTGGGCAACCCTCAGGACATTCACAGCCAGCCGGGCTTTGCTTTCAGCCGAAACGGCCCAGTTAAAAGGACCCCAGTTACTCACATACTGGTCTCAAG GCCCAAGCGGACCAAACCTAGTCTGTCGGAGTTCTTGGAGTCCGAGGACGGCGagctggagcagcagaggaCGTACGTCAGTGGCCACAACCGGCTCTACTTCCACAGTGACAGCTGCATGCCGCTGCGGCCCCAGGAGATGGACGTGGACAGCGAAGACGAGAGAGACCCAGAGTGGCTCCGAGAGAAGACGGCCACG CAACTGGATGAGTTCACAGACGTCAATGAGGGAGAGAAGGAGGTGATGAAGCTCTGGAACCTGCATGTCATGAATCACGG CTTTATAGCAGACAACCAGATGAAACAAGCCGTCATGCTTTTCGTGGAGAACCTTGGCGCTCACATCATCCGCCGCAACCTCTGCCGCAACTTCCTCTTGCACTTGGTCAGCATGCACGACTTCAACCTGGTGAGCACGGCCACCATCGACGAGGTGATGGCGAGCCTGCGAGAACTCAAAGAAGAGCTGCCGGACGCcaaggaggagcagcaggacgAGGCGATGGGGCCGGCGGGAGGCTACAACGGCAGCGCCGTTACGTCCAGCGGAGGGAAGCAGGGCAAGCGGACAAAAAGCGCTCTAACAGACTGA
- the LOC102219079 gene encoding polycomb protein suz12-B-like isoform X2 has protein sequence MPSARNSGHIMSGASCKANGAVYPASSAVMNSVKKPKMEQIQADHELFLQAFEKPTQIYRFLRTRNLIAPIFLHRTLTFMSHRNNRTNARRKTFKVDDLLKTIDKMKLEQDSPSLSSHLQLTFTGFFHKDEKPSQNSENEQHSVSLEVLLVKVCHKKRKDVSCPIKQVPTGKKQVPLNPDSKQTKLGSCPSLLVPSNEFEPSNSHTVKSYSLLFRVSRTGRSGLVNGEANENIDVTETPSRKKRGSAHREEGGTTETYIAQMTVFDKNRLQLLDGEYEVSMQGMDESPVSKKRATWETILDGKRIPPFETFSQGPTLQFTLRWTGDAGAKSTAPVAKPLSTRNSETTSPMETRTSHHRAALMKKHSAEINSCSTQLKLKDSVSTDSQTRKEQIPSEPRQKLRIFYQFLYNNNTRQQTEARDDLHCPWCTLNCSKLYSLLKHLKLSHSRFIFNYVPHPKGARIDVSINECYDGSYVGNPQDIHSQPGFAFSRNGPVKRTPVTHILVSRPKRTKPSLSEFLESEDGELEQQRTYVSGHNRLYFHSDSCMPLRPQEMDVDSEDERDPEWLREKTATQLDEFTDVNEGEKEVMKLWNLHVMNHGFIADNQMKQAVMLFVENLGAHIIRRNLCRNFLLHLVSMHDFNLVSTATIDEVMASLRELKEELPDAKEEQQDEAMGPAGGYNGSAVTSSGGKQGKRTKSALTD, from the exons ATGCCATCAGCCAGG AACTCAGGTCACATCATGAGCGGGGCGAGCTGCAAAGCTAACGGCGCCGTGTACCCCGCCTCATCCGCGGTGATGAACTCCGTGAAGAAGCCGAAGATGGAGCAGATCCAGGCCGACCATGAGCTCTTCTTGCAGGCCTTTGAAA AACCTACTCAGATATACAGATTCCTCCGTACAAGGAACCTCATTGCG CCCATATTTTTGCACAGGACCCTCACCTTCATGTCTCACAGAAATAATCGAACAAATGCCCGAAG GAAAACATTCAAAGTGGACGATTTGTTAAAGACAATAGATAAAATGAAACTAGAGCAGGATTCGCCAAG CTTGTCTTCACACCTACAATTAACATTCACCGGGTTCTTCCATAAGGATG AAAAGCCATCTCAGAATTCAGAGAACGAGCAACATTCAGTGTCATTAGAGGTGCTACTTGTCAAAGTCTGCCATAAAAAACGCAAG GATGTCAGTTGCCCGATAAAACAAGTGCCTACCGGTAAAAAGCAGGTGCCTTTGAATCCTGACTCCAAGCAGACCAAGCTGGGCTCCTGCCCCTCTTTACTCGTCCCCAGCAATGAGTTTGAGCCCAGCAACAGCCACACGGTGAAGTCCTATTCGCTCCTCTTCAGGGTGTCGCGCACTGGGAGAAGTGGTCTGGTCAATGGGGAGGCCAATGAGAATATTG ATGTGACAGAAACTCCCAGTAGAAAGAAGAGAGGTTCAGcccacagagaggagggagggacCACAGAGACCTATATTGCACAGATGACTGTCTTTGATAAGAATCG gctgcagctgctggacgGAGAGTACGAGGTGTCAATGCAAGGGATGGATGAGAGTCCAGTCAGCAAGAAACGGGCGACGTGGGAAACGATCCTTGATGGCAAG AGAATCCCACCGTTTGAGACGTTTTCTCAGGGACCCACGCTGCAGTTCACGCTGCGTTGGACAGGCGATGCCGGAGCAAAGTCCACCGCGCCTGTAGCCAAACCTCTTTCAACCCGCAACTCAGAAACCACCAGCCCAATGGAGACCCGGACCAGCCACCACCGCGCAGCCCTTATGA AGAAACATTCAGCAGAGATCAACTCATGTAGCACACAACTAAAGT TGAAAGACTCAGTCAGCACAGACAGTCAGACGAGGAAAGAGCAGATCCCATCTGAGCCTCGCCAGAAGCTCCGTATATTTTATCAg TTCCTGTACAACAATAACACGCGGCAGCAGACCGAGGCCAGAGACGATCTCCACTGTCCCTGGTGTACTCTGAACTGCAGCAAACTCTACAGCCTGCTCAAGCACCTCAAGCTCTCCCACTCGCGTTTCATTTTCAACTATGTG CCTCACCCCAAAGGAGCAAGGATAGATGTGTCCATCAATGAGTGCTATGATGGCTCCTACGTGGGCAACCCTCAGGACATTCACAGCCAGCCGGGCTTTGCTTTCAGCCGAAACGGCCCAGTTAAAAGGACCCCAGTTACTCACATACTGGTCTCAAG GCCCAAGCGGACCAAACCTAGTCTGTCGGAGTTCTTGGAGTCCGAGGACGGCGagctggagcagcagaggaCGTACGTCAGTGGCCACAACCGGCTCTACTTCCACAGTGACAGCTGCATGCCGCTGCGGCCCCAGGAGATGGACGTGGACAGCGAAGACGAGAGAGACCCAGAGTGGCTCCGAGAGAAGACGGCCACG CAACTGGATGAGTTCACAGACGTCAATGAGGGAGAGAAGGAGGTGATGAAGCTCTGGAACCTGCATGTCATGAATCACGG CTTTATAGCAGACAACCAGATGAAACAAGCCGTCATGCTTTTCGTGGAGAACCTTGGCGCTCACATCATCCGCCGCAACCTCTGCCGCAACTTCCTCTTGCACTTGGTCAGCATGCACGACTTCAACCTGGTGAGCACGGCCACCATCGACGAGGTGATGGCGAGCCTGCGAGAACTCAAAGAAGAGCTGCCGGACGCcaaggaggagcagcaggacgAGGCGATGGGGCCGGCGGGAGGCTACAACGGCAGCGCCGTTACGTCCAGCGGAGGGAAGCAGGGCAAGCGGACAAAAAGCGCTCTAACAGACTGA
- the LOC102236523 gene encoding cysteine-rich hydrophobic domain-containing protein 2 — translation MMEDFDEIYEEEEEEEDEDRAAEEQLLKYAPDPVVVRGSGHVTVFGLSNKFESEFPSALTGKVAPEEFKASINRVNSCLRKTLPVNVRWLLCGCLCCCCTLGFSLWPVICLSKRTRRSIEKLLEWENNRLYHKLCLHWKLSKRKCETNNMMEYVILIEFLPKIPIFKPD, via the exons ATGATGGAGGACTTTGATGAAATCtacgaagaggaggaggaagaagaggacgAGGACAGGGCCGCAGAGGAACAGCTCCTCAAGTACGCTCCGGACCCGGTGGTGGTTCGAGGGTCCGGCCACGTCACGGT gtTTGGACTTAGTAACAAATTTGAGTCAGAATTTCCTTCAGCACTTACAGGGAAG GTGGCACCAGAAGAATTCAAAGCCAGTATCAATCGAGTGAACAGCTGCCTGAGGAAGACGCTCCCAGTGAACGTGCGGTGGCTGCTGTGCggctgcctctgctgctgctgcactctGGGCTTCAGCTTGTGGCCGGTCATCTGCCTCAGCAAAAGG ACTAGAAGATCAATAGAGAAACTTTTAGAGTGGGAAAACAACAGACTTTATCACAAG TTGTGTTTGCATTGGAAACTTAGCAAAAGGAAGTGCGAGACCAACAACATGATGGAATAT GTAATCCTAATAGAGTTCCTTCCCAAGATCCCCATCTTCAAACCAGACTAA